One Poecilia reticulata strain Guanapo linkage group LG19, Guppy_female_1.0+MT, whole genome shotgun sequence genomic window carries:
- the scn4aa gene encoding sodium channel protein type 4 subunit alpha A isoform X1 has translation MASLLPPPGIAVFRPFTQESLAEIKRLAEERKSAEADGHDGGEPVGPHPDLEAGKSLPLIYGDPPPELLNTPLEDLDSFYKAQNTFVVISKGNTIYRFNAEPACYTLSPFSVIRRGSIKILIHSLFSMFIMITILSNCVFMTMSNPPAWSKTVEYVFTGIYTFEATVKVLSRGFCIGSFTFLRDPWNWLDFMVISMAYVTEFVDLGNVSALRTFRVLRALKTITVIPGLKTIVGALMQSVKKMGDVMVLTVFALAVFALVGLQLFMGNLRXKCVRWPILMNEVFNATMAVNESMYSNSSFDFTEYIENPENQYFTEGSIDALICGNSSDAGKCPEGYTCMKAGRNPNFGYTSYDSFGWAFLALFRLMTQDFWENLFQLTLRAAGRTYMLFFVVIIFLGSFYLINLILAVVAMAYYEQNQATQLEAIEKEEEFQXLLEQLKNQEQAQFHGSRVTLTSKKSASXHTLSEMEDNGPGLKQVEAVNDCNGRVVPRLMIRAPTMEESAVDYEVKEKSLGSVHSTLHLEEPGLKKRSASAVTVLSAVAMEELEEAQRPCPPCWYKFADMFLKWDCSPTWIVFKKWVHFVVMDPFADLTITICIVLNTLFMAMEHYPMTPEFDNMLSVGNLVFTGIFAAEMFFKLIAMDPYYYFQVGWNIFDSIIVTLSLVELGLANVQGLSVLRSFRLLRVFKLAKSWPTLNMLIKIIGNSVGALGNLTLVLAIIVFIFAVVGMQLFGKNYKDCVCKISADCELPRWHMNDFFHSFLIVFRILCGEWIETMWDCMEVAGPAMCLIVFMMVMVIGNLVVLNLFLALLLSSFSGDNLSAGDDDGEMNNLQIAIGRITRGIDWLKAFLXQRIQQILGKKPKEPDKDTADDGKPKAGEIEMNHLDACLTLKVXDGISDGPVQSQPSGFTVDGELNLKVPIAEGESDCDSLSDDDDEDDGEZDVDEEDDKLPERALRRDDEQNTENLEDESSIPEKVKYDDGDSSVCSTADYRPPEPEPEKKEEEEPEPEEPEACFTDDCVTKWPCLTVDTTSGKGKKWWNLRKTCFTIVEHDWFETFIIFMILLSSGALAFEDIYIERRRTIKIILEFADKVFTYIFVIEMLLKWVAYGFKTYFTSAWCWLDFFIVDISLISLVANWMGYSDLGPIKSLRTLRALRPLRALSRFEGMRVVVNALVGAIPSIFNVLLVCLIFWLIFSIMGVNLFAGKFYRCINTTTEELFPMTEVNNRTECLALEEATQEARWINVKINYDNVGTGYLSLLQVATFKGWMDIMYAAVDSREVEEQPSYEINIYMYIYFVIFIIFGSFFTLNLFIGVVIDNFNQQKTKFGDQDIFMTDEQKKYYEAMKKLGSKKPQKPIPRPTNPVQGIVFDFISQQFFDIFIMVLICLNMVTMMVETDDQSPAKEDFLFKLNVAFIVVFTGECVLKLFALRQYFFTNGWNVFDFIVVILSIAGTMLSDIIEKYFVSPTLFRVIRLARIGRILRLIKGAKGIRTLLFALMMSLPALFNIGLLLFLIMFIFSIFAMSNFAYVKKEAGIDDIFNFETFGGSIICLFQITTSAGWDGLLLPMLNRDPPDCDPEFENPGTDVKGNCGNPGMGMMFFCSYIIISFLVVVNMYIAIILENFNVAQEESGDPLCEXDFEMFNETWEKFDLDGTMFIEYSRLSDFCDTLQEPLRVAKPNRLRLIGMDLPLVIGDRIHCLDVLMAVTQMVLGDTVEMAAMRDSIEAKFILSNPTKDSFAPITTTVXHKEEQQAAVVLQRAYRNHLLKRCVRHAAFMHRLKRIGRNYNDDDPPEREGLLARRLGVLYGTNIDLADEMEFEALETLTSQEPFNTDCERAQCLQEPPMQNMFVVPAEITSEELLHSAPNHHPLTLQANLKEPLV, from the exons ATGGCGAGCCTGCTCCCTCCCCCAGGCATCGCGGTCTTCCGCCCGTTCACCCAGGAATCACTGGCGGAAATCAAGAGGCTCGCGGAGGAAAGGAAATCAGCAGAAGCAGACGGCCATGACGGGGGAGAACCAGTGGGGCCACACCCTGATCTGGAAGCTGGAAAGAGCCTACCCCTAATATATGGAGACCCTCCTCCAGAGTTGCTCAACACACCTCTGGAGGACCTGGACTCCTTCTACAAAGCCCAGAAT acatttgtCGTGATCAGCAAAGGAAACACGATTTACAGGTTCAACGCTGAGCCGGCTTGTTACACTCTCAGCCCCTTTAGTGTGATCAGGAGAGGATCCATCAAAATTCTCATACATTC attatttagcATGTTCATCATGATTACCATTCTGTCGAACTGTGTGTTCATGACGATGAGCAACCCACCAGCATGGAGTAAAACTGTGGA ATATGTTTTTACAGGAATTTATACCTTTGAAGCTACAGTCAAAGTGTTGTCAAGAGGTTTCTGCATTGGTTCTTTTACATTCCTTCGAGATCCATGGAACTGGCTGGATTTCATGGTGATCAGCATGGC CTACGTTACTGAGTTTGTTGACCTTGGCAATGTGTCGGCTCTCAGGACATTTCGTGTACTTCGAGCCCTGAAAACAATTACCGTAATTCCTG GCCTGAAGACCATTGTGGGAGCTTTGATGCAGTCGGTGAAGAAAATGGGGGACGTCATGGTCCTGACCGTCTTTGCCCTCGCAGTCTTTGCCCTCGTCGGCCTCCAGCTTTTCATGGGAAACCTGCGTCAMAAATGCGTGCGATGGCCCATTCTGATGAACGAAGTTTTCAACGCCACCATGGCTGTAAATGAGTCTATGTACTCCAACAGTTCTTTTGATTTTACCGAATACATCGAAAATCCGG AAAATCAGTATTTCACAGAAGGCAGCATAGATGCTCTAATTTGTGGCAACAGCTCTGATGCTGG AAAGTGCCCAGAAGGATACACATGYATGAAGGCTGGAAGGAACCCGAACTTTGGCTACACCAGTTATGACTCCTTTGGATGGGCCTTCCTTGCTCTGTTCAGACTCATGACACAGGACTTCTGGGAGAATCTTTTCCAGCTG ACTCTGCGGGCAGCTGGGAGGACATACATGCTGTTCTTCGTGGTGATCATCTTCCTGGGCTCCTTCTACCTCATCAACCTCATCCTGGCTGTGGTAGCCATGGCTTATTACGAACAGAATCAAGCAACTCAACTGGAGGCCATCGAAAAAGAGGAGGAATTCCAGCRGCTTTTAGAACAACTAAAAAATCAAGAGCAG GCACAGTTTCATGGAAGCCGAGTCACCCTGACCAGTAAGAAGTCTGCGAGTCWACACACATTATCTGAGATGGAAGATAATGGACCTGGTCTCAAGCAGGTTGAGGCTGTGAATGACTGCAACGGAAGAGTTGTTCCTCGCTTGATGATTCGGGCGCCCACTATGGAGGAG TCTGCCGTAGATTATGAAGTCAAAGAGAAGTCACTGGGCTCGGTGCACAGCACACTTCACCTGGAAGAACCTGGCTTGAAAAAGAGATCTGCTAGTGCTGTGACAGTGCTGTCTGCAGTAGCCATGGAAG aGTTGGAGGAGGCTCAGAGACCCTGCCCACCTTGCTGGTACAAATTTGCAGACATGTTCTTGAAGTGGGATTGCTCCCCCACctggattgtttttaaaaagtgggtGCACTTTGTGGTCATGGATCCCTTCGCTGACCTTACTATTACCATATGCATTGTGCTCAACACCCTTTTTATGGCAATGGAGCACTACCCCATGACCCCGGAGTTTGACAACATGCTCTCAGTAGGAAATCTG GTTTTCACTGGGATctttgcagctgaaatgtttttcaagctTATCGCCATGGATCCCTATTACTATTTCCAAGTTGGATGGAACATTTTCGACAGCATTATTGTAACTCTCAGCCTGGTGGAGTTGGGTCTGGCAAATGTCCAGGGTCTGTCAGTCCTAAGGTCATTCCGTTTG CTTCGTGTCTTCAAACTGGCAAAGTCTTGGCCCACACTCAACATGCTCATTAAGATCATCGGTAACTCGGTRGGCGCTCTGGGGAACCTGACCTTGGTGCTGGCCATCATTGTCTTCATTTTTGCCGTAGTGGGCATGCAACTCTTTGGAAAGAACTACAAGGACTGTGTGTGCAAGATCTCCGCAGACTGTGAGCTGCCACGGTGGCACATGAACGACTTCTTCCACTCCTTCCTCATCGTTTTTCGCATCCTGTGCGGCGAGTGGATCGAGACGATGTGGGACTGCATGGARGTGGCTGGGCCCGCGATGTGCTTAATCGTCTTCATGATGGTCATGGTCATTGGAAATCTTGTG GTATTGAACCTCTTCTTGGCGCTGCTGCTCAGCTCATTCAGCGGAGACAACCTATCGGCAGGGGATGACGATGGCGAGATGAACAATCTGCAGATTGCTATTGGGAGGATCACACGAGGCATCGATTGGTTAAAGGCCTTTCTCATRCAGCGAATCCAGcaaatacttggtaaaaagCCCAAGGAGCCAGATAAGGACACGGCGGACGATGGAAAGCCTAAAGCCGGGGAAATCGAAATGAACCATTTGGACGCCTGTCTGACTCTTAAAGTARCAGATGGGATTTCAGATGGCCCTGTGCAAAGCCAACCCTCTGGATTCACGGTGGATGGAGAGCTCAATCTGAAAGTCCCAATCGCTGAGGGAGAATCAGATTGTGATAGTCTGAGTGATGATGACGATGAAGATGATGGTGAGSAGGATGttgatgaagaagatgacaaaCTTCCAGAGAGAGCACTGCGGAGAGATGATGAACAAAACacg gAAAACCTTGAAGATGAAAGTAGTATCccagaaaaagtaaaa TATGATGACGGGGATTCTTCAGTCTGCAGCACAGCTGATTATCGTCCTCCTGAGCCTGAACCcgaaaagaaggaagaagaggaaCCGGAACCTGAAGAACCAGAGGCCTGCTTCACTGATG ACTGTGTGACCAAATGGCCATGTTTGACGGTGGATACCACCAGTGGCAAAGGCAAAAAATGGTGGAATCTTAGAAAAACTTGCTTCACCATAGTAGAACACGACTGGTTTGAAACCTTCATCATTTTCATGATCCTCCTTAGCAGTGGGGCTCTG GCCTTTGAAGATATATACATAGAAAGGCGACGGACCATCAAAATAATTCTTGAGTTTGCAGACAAGGTTTTCACCTACATTTTTGTCATTGAGATGCTTCTGAAATGGGTTGCGTATGGCTTTAAGACCTACTTTACCAGCGCATGGTGTTGGTTGGACTTTTTCATTGTGGAT ATTTCCTTGATTAGCTTAGTTGCAAATTGGATGGGCTACTCCGATCTTGGTCCGATCAAGTCGCTGAGAACCCTCAGAGCACTGAGGCCTCTTCGAGCGCTATCGAGATTTGAAGGCATGAGG GTGGTGGTGAATGCTCTTGTTGGAGCGATTCCCTCCATCTTCAATGTCCTGCTGGTGTGCCTGATTTTCTGGCTTATCTTCAGCATCATGGGCGTCAATTTGTTTGCGGGGAAGTTCTACCGTTGCATCAACACCACCACAGAGGAGCTATTCCCTATGACTGAGGTCAACAATCGAACCGAGTGCTTGGCCCTTGAAGAAGCCACACAGGAGGCTCGCTGGATTAACGTCAAAATCAACTATGACAATGTTGGGACAGGCTATCTCTCTCTGCTTCAAGTG GCAACTTTTAAAGGTTGGATGGACATAATGTATGCTGCTGTGGACTCAAGAGAG GTTGAGGAGCAACCATCCTATGAAATCAATATCTACATGTACATATATTTTGTGATCTTCATCATCTTTGGTTCCTTCTTCACCCTAAACCTCTTCATCGGTGTCGTTATTGACAATTTCAACcaacaaaagacaaag TTTGGAGACCAAGACATTTTTATGACtgatgaacagaaaaaatactATGAGGCCATGAAGAAACTCGGTTCCAAGAAGCCACAAAAGCCAATTCCACGACCAACG AACCCGGTCCAGGGCATTGTGTTCGATTTCATCAGCCAGCAGTTTTTTGACATCTTCATTATGGTTCTAATCTGCCTCAATATGGTGACCATGATGGTGGAAACAGATGACCAAAGCCCAGCAAAAGaggattttctctttaaattaaacGTGGCCTTCATTGTTGTCTTCACCGGAGAGTGTGTATTGAAGCTCTTCGCGTTGCGGCAGTACTTCTTCACCAACGGATGGAACGTTTTTGATTTCATTGTGGTCATCTTGTCAATAGCTG gTACAATGCTCTCAGACATAATTGAGAAGTATTTTGTATCCCCGACTCTCTTCAGAGTGATCCGTCTAGCCAGAATTGGCAGGATTCTGCGCCTTATTAAAGGAGCGAAGGGCATTCGGACACTTCTCTTTGCCCTGATGATGTCCCTTCCTGCCCTGTTCAACATTGGTCTCCTGCTTTTCCTGATCATGTTCATCTTTTCCATATTTGCCATGTCAAATTTTGCTTAYGTCAAGAAAGAAGCCGgaattgatgacatttttaacttYGAGACCTTTGGTGGTAGCATTATCTGCTTGTTTCAGATTACAACATCTGCTGGTTGGGATGGGCTTCTACTTCCAATGCTGAACAGGGACCCTCCAGACTGTGACCCTGAATTTGAGAACCCAGGCACAGATGTGAAGGGTAACTGCGGAAACCCGGGGATGGGTATGATGTTCTTCTGCAGCTACATCATCATTTCGTTCTTAGTGGTGGTCAACATGTACATTGCCATCATCCTGGAGAACTTCAATGTGGCTCAAGAAGAGAGCGGTGACCCACTTTGCGAGGAWGACTTTGAGATGTTCAACGAAACCTGGGAGAAGTTTGACTTGGACGGAACAATGTTTATCGAGTACAGTCGACTTTCAGATTTTTGCGACACTTTGCAGGAGCCTCTCAGGGTCGCCAAACCCAATCGGCTTCGTCTGATCGGAATGGATCTGCCCCTGGTAATTGGGGATAGGATCCACTGCTTGGATGTTTTGATGGCTGTTACACAGATGGTACTGGGAGACACAGTggagatggcagcaatgcgggATAGCATCGAGGCTAAGTTCATTCTTAGCAACCCCACAAAAGACTCCTTTGCACCAATTACCACAACGGTAYGCCACAAGGAAGAGCAACAAGCTGCTGTGGTCCTTCAACGAGCTTATCGTAATCATCTTCTGAAGCGCTGCGTACGCCACGCTGCTTTCATGCACAGATTGAAGAGGATTGGTAGAAATTACAACGATGATGATCCACCTGAAAGAGAGGGGCTCCTTGCACGAAGACTGGGAGTTCTCTATGGAACTAATATAGACCTTGCTGATGAAATGGAGTTTGAGGCTTTAGAAACTCTGACAAGCCAAGAACCTTTTAATACAGACTGCGAAAGGGCCCAATGTCTTCAGGAGCCTCCTATGCAGAATATGTTTGTGGTTCCTGCTGAAATAACCAGTGAGGAGTTATTGCATTCTGCCCCCAACCATCATCCCTTAACCTTACAAGCAAATCTAAAAGAGCCGCTTGTATGA
- the scn4aa gene encoding sodium channel protein type 4 subunit alpha A isoform X3 has translation MKAGRNPNFGYTSYDSFGWAFLALFRLMTQDFWENLFQLTLRAAGRTYMLFFVVIIFLGSFYLINLILAVVAMAYYEQNQATQLEAIEKEEEFQXLLEQLKNQEQAQFHGSRVTLTSKKSASXHTLSEMEDNGPGLKQVEAVNDCNGRVVPRLMIRAPTMEESAVDYEVKEKSLGSVHSTLHLEEPGLKKRSASAVTVLSAVAMEELEEAQRPCPPCWYKFADMFLKWDCSPTWIVFKKWVHFVVMDPFADLTITICIVLNTLFMAMEHYPMTPEFDNMLSVGNLVFTGIFAAEMFFKLIAMDPYYYFQVGWNIFDSIIVTLSLVELGLANVQGLSVLRSFRLLRVFKLAKSWPTLNMLIKIIGNSVGALGNLTLVLAIIVFIFAVVGMQLFGKNYKDCVCKISADCELPRWHMNDFFHSFLIVFRILCGEWIETMWDCMEVAGPAMCLIVFMMVMVIGNLVVLNLFLALLLSSFSGDNLSAGDDDGEMNNLQIAIGRITRGIDWLKAFLXQRIQQILGKKPKEPDKDTADDGKPKAGEIEMNHLDACLTLKVXDGISDGPVQSQPSGFTVDGELNLKVPIAEGESDCDSLSDDDDEDDGEZDVDEEDDKLPERALRRDDEQNTENLEDESSIPEKVKYDDGDSSVCSTADYRPPEPEPEKKEEEEPEPEEPEACFTDDCVTKWPCLTVDTTSGKGKKWWNLRKTCFTIVEHDWFETFIIFMILLSSGALAFEDIYIERRRTIKIILEFADKVFTYIFVIEMLLKWVAYGFKTYFTSAWCWLDFFIVDISLISLVANWMGYSDLGPIKSLRTLRALRPLRALSRFEGMRVVVNALVGAIPSIFNVLLVCLIFWLIFSIMGVNLFAGKFYRCINTTTEELFPMTEVNNRTECLALEEATQEARWINVKINYDNVGTGYLSLLQVATFKGWMDIMYAAVDSREVEEQPSYEINIYMYIYFVIFIIFGSFFTLNLFIGVVIDNFNQQKTKFGDQDIFMTDEQKKYYEAMKKLGSKKPQKPIPRPTNPVQGIVFDFISQQFFDIFIMVLICLNMVTMMVETDDQSPAKEDFLFKLNVAFIVVFTGECVLKLFALRQYFFTNGWNVFDFIVVILSIAGTMLSDIIEKYFVSPTLFRVIRLARIGRILRLIKGAKGIRTLLFALMMSLPALFNIGLLLFLIMFIFSIFAMSNFAYVKKEAGIDDIFNFETFGGSIICLFQITTSAGWDGLLLPMLNRDPPDCDPEFENPGTDVKGNCGNPGMGMMFFCSYIIISFLVVVNMYIAIILENFNVAQEESGDPLCEXDFEMFNETWEKFDLDGTMFIEYSRLSDFCDTLQEPLRVAKPNRLRLIGMDLPLVIGDRIHCLDVLMAVTQMVLGDTVEMAAMRDSIEAKFILSNPTKDSFAPITTTVXHKEEQQAAVVLQRAYRNHLLKRCVRHAAFMHRLKRIGRNYNDDDPPEREGLLARRLGVLYGTNIDLADEMEFEALETLTSQEPFNTDCERAQCLQEPPMQNMFVVPAEITSEELLHSAPNHHPLTLQANLKEPLV, from the exons ATGAAGGCTGGAAGGAACCCGAACTTTGGCTACACCAGTTATGACTCCTTTGGATGGGCCTTCCTTGCTCTGTTCAGACTCATGACACAGGACTTCTGGGAGAATCTTTTCCAGCTG ACTCTGCGGGCAGCTGGGAGGACATACATGCTGTTCTTCGTGGTGATCATCTTCCTGGGCTCCTTCTACCTCATCAACCTCATCCTGGCTGTGGTAGCCATGGCTTATTACGAACAGAATCAAGCAACTCAACTGGAGGCCATCGAAAAAGAGGAGGAATTCCAGCRGCTTTTAGAACAACTAAAAAATCAAGAGCAG GCACAGTTTCATGGAAGCCGAGTCACCCTGACCAGTAAGAAGTCTGCGAGTCWACACACATTATCTGAGATGGAAGATAATGGACCTGGTCTCAAGCAGGTTGAGGCTGTGAATGACTGCAACGGAAGAGTTGTTCCTCGCTTGATGATTCGGGCGCCCACTATGGAGGAG TCTGCCGTAGATTATGAAGTCAAAGAGAAGTCACTGGGCTCGGTGCACAGCACACTTCACCTGGAAGAACCTGGCTTGAAAAAGAGATCTGCTAGTGCTGTGACAGTGCTGTCTGCAGTAGCCATGGAAG aGTTGGAGGAGGCTCAGAGACCCTGCCCACCTTGCTGGTACAAATTTGCAGACATGTTCTTGAAGTGGGATTGCTCCCCCACctggattgtttttaaaaagtgggtGCACTTTGTGGTCATGGATCCCTTCGCTGACCTTACTATTACCATATGCATTGTGCTCAACACCCTTTTTATGGCAATGGAGCACTACCCCATGACCCCGGAGTTTGACAACATGCTCTCAGTAGGAAATCTG GTTTTCACTGGGATctttgcagctgaaatgtttttcaagctTATCGCCATGGATCCCTATTACTATTTCCAAGTTGGATGGAACATTTTCGACAGCATTATTGTAACTCTCAGCCTGGTGGAGTTGGGTCTGGCAAATGTCCAGGGTCTGTCAGTCCTAAGGTCATTCCGTTTG CTTCGTGTCTTCAAACTGGCAAAGTCTTGGCCCACACTCAACATGCTCATTAAGATCATCGGTAACTCGGTRGGCGCTCTGGGGAACCTGACCTTGGTGCTGGCCATCATTGTCTTCATTTTTGCCGTAGTGGGCATGCAACTCTTTGGAAAGAACTACAAGGACTGTGTGTGCAAGATCTCCGCAGACTGTGAGCTGCCACGGTGGCACATGAACGACTTCTTCCACTCCTTCCTCATCGTTTTTCGCATCCTGTGCGGCGAGTGGATCGAGACGATGTGGGACTGCATGGARGTGGCTGGGCCCGCGATGTGCTTAATCGTCTTCATGATGGTCATGGTCATTGGAAATCTTGTG GTATTGAACCTCTTCTTGGCGCTGCTGCTCAGCTCATTCAGCGGAGACAACCTATCGGCAGGGGATGACGATGGCGAGATGAACAATCTGCAGATTGCTATTGGGAGGATCACACGAGGCATCGATTGGTTAAAGGCCTTTCTCATRCAGCGAATCCAGcaaatacttggtaaaaagCCCAAGGAGCCAGATAAGGACACGGCGGACGATGGAAAGCCTAAAGCCGGGGAAATCGAAATGAACCATTTGGACGCCTGTCTGACTCTTAAAGTARCAGATGGGATTTCAGATGGCCCTGTGCAAAGCCAACCCTCTGGATTCACGGTGGATGGAGAGCTCAATCTGAAAGTCCCAATCGCTGAGGGAGAATCAGATTGTGATAGTCTGAGTGATGATGACGATGAAGATGATGGTGAGSAGGATGttgatgaagaagatgacaaaCTTCCAGAGAGAGCACTGCGGAGAGATGATGAACAAAACacg gAAAACCTTGAAGATGAAAGTAGTATCccagaaaaagtaaaa TATGATGACGGGGATTCTTCAGTCTGCAGCACAGCTGATTATCGTCCTCCTGAGCCTGAACCcgaaaagaaggaagaagaggaaCCGGAACCTGAAGAACCAGAGGCCTGCTTCACTGATG ACTGTGTGACCAAATGGCCATGTTTGACGGTGGATACCACCAGTGGCAAAGGCAAAAAATGGTGGAATCTTAGAAAAACTTGCTTCACCATAGTAGAACACGACTGGTTTGAAACCTTCATCATTTTCATGATCCTCCTTAGCAGTGGGGCTCTG GCCTTTGAAGATATATACATAGAAAGGCGACGGACCATCAAAATAATTCTTGAGTTTGCAGACAAGGTTTTCACCTACATTTTTGTCATTGAGATGCTTCTGAAATGGGTTGCGTATGGCTTTAAGACCTACTTTACCAGCGCATGGTGTTGGTTGGACTTTTTCATTGTGGAT ATTTCCTTGATTAGCTTAGTTGCAAATTGGATGGGCTACTCCGATCTTGGTCCGATCAAGTCGCTGAGAACCCTCAGAGCACTGAGGCCTCTTCGAGCGCTATCGAGATTTGAAGGCATGAGG GTGGTGGTGAATGCTCTTGTTGGAGCGATTCCCTCCATCTTCAATGTCCTGCTGGTGTGCCTGATTTTCTGGCTTATCTTCAGCATCATGGGCGTCAATTTGTTTGCGGGGAAGTTCTACCGTTGCATCAACACCACCACAGAGGAGCTATTCCCTATGACTGAGGTCAACAATCGAACCGAGTGCTTGGCCCTTGAAGAAGCCACACAGGAGGCTCGCTGGATTAACGTCAAAATCAACTATGACAATGTTGGGACAGGCTATCTCTCTCTGCTTCAAGTG GCAACTTTTAAAGGTTGGATGGACATAATGTATGCTGCTGTGGACTCAAGAGAG GTTGAGGAGCAACCATCCTATGAAATCAATATCTACATGTACATATATTTTGTGATCTTCATCATCTTTGGTTCCTTCTTCACCCTAAACCTCTTCATCGGTGTCGTTATTGACAATTTCAACcaacaaaagacaaag TTTGGAGACCAAGACATTTTTATGACtgatgaacagaaaaaatactATGAGGCCATGAAGAAACTCGGTTCCAAGAAGCCACAAAAGCCAATTCCACGACCAACG AACCCGGTCCAGGGCATTGTGTTCGATTTCATCAGCCAGCAGTTTTTTGACATCTTCATTATGGTTCTAATCTGCCTCAATATGGTGACCATGATGGTGGAAACAGATGACCAAAGCCCAGCAAAAGaggattttctctttaaattaaacGTGGCCTTCATTGTTGTCTTCACCGGAGAGTGTGTATTGAAGCTCTTCGCGTTGCGGCAGTACTTCTTCACCAACGGATGGAACGTTTTTGATTTCATTGTGGTCATCTTGTCAATAGCTG gTACAATGCTCTCAGACATAATTGAGAAGTATTTTGTATCCCCGACTCTCTTCAGAGTGATCCGTCTAGCCAGAATTGGCAGGATTCTGCGCCTTATTAAAGGAGCGAAGGGCATTCGGACACTTCTCTTTGCCCTGATGATGTCCCTTCCTGCCCTGTTCAACATTGGTCTCCTGCTTTTCCTGATCATGTTCATCTTTTCCATATTTGCCATGTCAAATTTTGCTTAYGTCAAGAAAGAAGCCGgaattgatgacatttttaacttYGAGACCTTTGGTGGTAGCATTATCTGCTTGTTTCAGATTACAACATCTGCTGGTTGGGATGGGCTTCTACTTCCAATGCTGAACAGGGACCCTCCAGACTGTGACCCTGAATTTGAGAACCCAGGCACAGATGTGAAGGGTAACTGCGGAAACCCGGGGATGGGTATGATGTTCTTCTGCAGCTACATCATCATTTCGTTCTTAGTGGTGGTCAACATGTACATTGCCATCATCCTGGAGAACTTCAATGTGGCTCAAGAAGAGAGCGGTGACCCACTTTGCGAGGAWGACTTTGAGATGTTCAACGAAACCTGGGAGAAGTTTGACTTGGACGGAACAATGTTTATCGAGTACAGTCGACTTTCAGATTTTTGCGACACTTTGCAGGAGCCTCTCAGGGTCGCCAAACCCAATCGGCTTCGTCTGATCGGAATGGATCTGCCCCTGGTAATTGGGGATAGGATCCACTGCTTGGATGTTTTGATGGCTGTTACACAGATGGTACTGGGAGACACAGTggagatggcagcaatgcgggATAGCATCGAGGCTAAGTTCATTCTTAGCAACCCCACAAAAGACTCCTTTGCACCAATTACCACAACGGTAYGCCACAAGGAAGAGCAACAAGCTGCTGTGGTCCTTCAACGAGCTTATCGTAATCATCTTCTGAAGCGCTGCGTACGCCACGCTGCTTTCATGCACAGATTGAAGAGGATTGGTAGAAATTACAACGATGATGATCCACCTGAAAGAGAGGGGCTCCTTGCACGAAGACTGGGAGTTCTCTATGGAACTAATATAGACCTTGCTGATGAAATGGAGTTTGAGGCTTTAGAAACTCTGACAAGCCAAGAACCTTTTAATACAGACTGCGAAAGGGCCCAATGTCTTCAGGAGCCTCCTATGCAGAATATGTTTGTGGTTCCTGCTGAAATAACCAGTGAGGAGTTATTGCATTCTGCCCCCAACCATCATCCCTTAACCTTACAAGCAAATCTAAAAGAGCCGCTTGTATGA